The genomic window CGCGCCGCCCCCCGGAGTCGTCCCCCACCACGACCGCGACGCCGCCGCCCATCCCAGAGTTGCCGCCCGAACTGCAGCAGCAGCTGGAGACCGCCGTCTCCCTGCTGGCCTCCAACCAGGTCGCGCCGGCGCTGGACCTCTTCGATCGCGTGCTGAGTGCCGCGCCCGATCACCCGGACGCGCTGCTCGGCTACGGCCGCGCCGCGCTCGCGCTCGGCCAGCTGCGCCCCGCCCGCGCCGCCGCCGAGCGTCTGACCGACCGCCACCCCCAGCTCGCCGCCGGTCACCATCTGCTGGGACTCGTCGAGGCGCGCGACAACAACCGCCGCGCCGCCGGCCGCGCGTTCGCAAAAGCCGTCGCGCTGGAGCCGAACAACCCGACCTACCACCGCGATTTCGCGATCGCCTGCTACAAGCTCAACCGACTCGACGACGCGATCGCGGAATACCGCGAGGTGATCCGGCTTCATCCGAACGACGGCCAAGCGCACTTCAACCTCGCCGCGCTGCTGATGAGCCTGCCCAACCCGCCGCTGGAAGAGATCCGCGCACTGTACCGCCGCGCCCGCGAGCTGGGAGAGCCGCCAGATGCGCAGCTCGAACAACGCCTCGGGCTCTGAGCCGGCCGCGCTCGCGATCGCACTGCGCCTCATGCTCGCGATCGCGACGCTCGCGCGGGCGCAGGCGCCCTCGGACGGCGCCGGGAGTGACCCGCTCGCGTTTCGGCTGCAGGCCGTCGAACAGGCCGCCGCCGCGCTGCGGCGCAGGGCCGCCGACCTGGCGGAGGAGCTCGAACGCCTCCGCGCCGACAATGAAACGCTGCGGCGACGGCTCGACGAGGCGAACACCCGCCTGGCCGCGGTCACCCGCGTCGCGGCGGCCGCGGAGGCCGAACGCGCCGATCTGCTTCGGCAAGCGCGCGACGACGCTGCTCGGATCCGCGCACTGGAAGCCCGCCTGGCCGCCGCCCCCGCCGCCGAATCGCCCGGCACCCGCGAGCTCCGATCCCTGCTCGAACAGCGAACCCGCGAGCTGGCCGAACTCCGTCGGCGCGTCGCAGAACTCGAACGCGACAGCCGCCAGTCGGGCGCCCCCGAGCGCTCGCCGCCGGCCGCGCCGCAGCCGGAGGAGATCCAACGTCTGCACCAAATGTTCGCGGCGGAAAAGCAGACGTGGAAATCGCTTCACGAGCTTGCCGAACAGCAGCGCCTTGAAGCGGAGGCCGAGCGGGACCGCCTCCGGGAGGAACTGCGCCGCACGCTCGCCCGGCTGGACGACCTTGAGAACCGGCTGCGCGCTCGTGACGAGGCCCGCACCGCCGGGCCCGAAAAGGGCGACAGCGCGCTGCGGGAGCAGCTCGATCGCGAGCGTGCAGCCAGGGAACTGGCGGAAATCAAGGCGGAAGCGTTTCGCCGCGCCTGGATGAACGCGCGAGCCGCCGGCGCCGAGGCCACGAATCCGCCCGCTCCACCCCCCGACGCCCCCCGCCGCCTGCGCTGAGCCGGACAGCGCGCGATGCGCCAGTGGTCAGGCACCGACGCTCTCGACGCAGAGACCCGCTGCCCCTCCACGTGCGCCGGTCCAAGGTCTAGCGCTGGCCGTCCAGCTCAATCATCGCCTTCAGCACGCCGTCGCGCAGCCCTTCGACCAGCTCGAACGCCTCTGCGGCGCGCTCGAGCGGATAGCGGTGCGTGATCATCCAGCGCGCGTCGACGCGGCCGCTCGCCAGCATCTGCAGTGCCGGTTCCGCACAGTGCGCCTGACGGCGCACGTTCTGAAACCGAATCTCCCGGCGGCGCGCCAGATCAATCTGCAGGGAGATTCGCTCCACCGACGGAATACCAATCATCGAGAGCGTCCCGCCCGGGCCGAGCATCCGCAGGGCCTGGTCCACCGCGGACTGCTGACCGCAGCACTCGAACACCACATCCAGCCCCAGCGGCTCGCGCCGCGCCAACTCGCCCACTGGATCGTCGCGCTCCGGGTCGCCCGCCCACACCGCGCCCGCCCGCCTCGCCGCCGCGCGCCGCTCTGGCACCGGATCGGTCGCGTACACCACCGCCGCCCCCTCGGCCCGCGCCGCCAGAATCACCGAAAGCCCGATCGGACCCGCGCCCAGCACCGCAACCCGGCGCCCCACCATCGGTCCGCTCTGGCGCACTGCATACACCGCGATCGCGAACGGCTCGGACAACGCACCCAGATCCTCGTCGGCCCCGGGCGGCAACGGAAGGCAGTTCGACTCGGGCATCACGATCATCTCCGCGAGGCAGCCTTCCAACTGGTCGGGACAGCCAAGAAACTTCAGTGCCCGGCAGGTGTTGGGCCGCCCGCAACGGCACTGATCACACGCACCGCAGGACACCGCCGGCTCCACCGCGACGCGGTCACCCGGCCTCACGCCGCGCACCGCGGGCCCCACCGCGTCGACCACGCCGGCGCATTCGTGGCCCACCGCGAAGGGATAGCGAACCACCTGGCTGCCGATCCGTCCCTCCGCATAGTAGTGAATGTCGGAGCCGCACACTCCCACCCGCGTGATCCGGATGCGGACGTCGCGCGGTGTGCGCAGCTCAGGCAGCGGGGCGGACTGCAGTTCCAGCTGCCGAATGCCGGTCAGGCGAAGAATTTTCATCGCGAGGGCGCTTCCCTCCGCTCGCTGGCGGCGGTGGTGCGCGGTTCGCGGAGCGCGTCGCCGCGGCCGATGCCAATGCGCCGCCCCATCGCGGCGAGCCGCAGCGCGACACAAGCGGCGCAGTCGCCCGGCTCCTCGTCCACGCACGGTTTGTTCGGGTAGAGCAAGTAGTGCCGCCGATAGCGCCGCGGCGTCATGTTGGGCATGAACACGTTCGCGCCACACTGCAGCGCACGGTCGCGACCGCCCGGCAACGCCGCGTCGAACGCGGTCGTTGCGGGGATGTGCGCGCGCGGCTGCAGCCGCCGCAGCGCAGCGATCGCCAGAAACCACATGTCCGGATCGTGCGCCCATGCGTTGGGCTGGCCGGCCAGCGGCGTGTTCGGATGCGGCAGGAACGGTCCGATGCCGGCCATGTCCAGGTCGAGCGCGCGGCACAACAGCAGGTTGTCCGCGAGCCGCTCCACCGTTTCGCCGGGCAGACCGATCATGAATCCGCTGCCCACCTGCACCCCCAGCTCGCGCAGGTGCTCGAGGCAGCGCAGCCGGTCCGCCAGCGTGCTGCCGGGATGCAGTCGCGCAAACGCGTCCGCATCGGAAGTTTCAAACCGCAGTAGGTAGCGATCCATGCCCGCATCGCGCCAGCGAGCGTACACGTCGCGCGGGCGATTGCCGACCGAGACCGTGATCGCCAGCGGCGTCGTCGAGCGGATTTGCCGGATGATGTCGGCCAGACGCCGGTCGCCCTCGGCCGACGGCGCCTCACCAGACTGCAGCACGATCGTGCTGGCGCCGCGTGCGGCCATCGCCCGAGCCGCCTCGAGGATCTCCCCCGCGTCCATCGTGTATCGGTGCACCAGGCGGTTCGACCGGCGCAGCCCGCAGTAGAGGCAGTCGTTGGCACAAACGTTCGAGAACTCCACGATGCCGCGCAGCCACACCTCGTCGCCCATCCACTGCCGTCGAACGCGGTCCGCCTCGCGCCACACCGCCTCTCGTTCCGCGCCGCGCGCCCGGAGCCAGCCGAGCACATCGGCACGGGTCGGCACCGAGGGGGGCGCCCTCATGCGACCGGCTCCGTGCGCGCAGGCCGCACAGGGCGGGGAGCCGGCGTCTCCACCGGCATCGGCATGGCGCGGATGGCAGCCTCGCCCACCAACCCCGCCAGTCGCTCGACAAGCGGCTTCCCCACCGTGACGCTCCAGGCGGGCCCCGCGCGGATACGCAGACGGCGGGGCGAATCGCTCCACTCGACCTCGAACTCCACCGGGCGCGTGCCGTGGTGGGCGCGCAGCGCATCTTCGAGCGCCGACAGCGCCTCCGCGTCGTCCAGCATCGCCGCCGGCAACCGCACCGTGAGCCTGCCGACACAGCGGTTCAGCGCCTCTTCCACCGACATCACCCGCTCCGCCGCCAGACTCACACGGTTCTGGTAGTTCGCTTGCACCATGCCCTCCACCACCACCACCGCGCCCTCGCGCAACAGCTCAGGCGCACAGCGCTCCAGCGCATCCGGAAACAGCACCACCTCGAGCTCGCCCGTTGCGCCGTCCTCGATCGTGAACACCGCCATCCGCCGCCCCATCGTGCGGCCGCGCTTCACCGTCTGATACGTGAGCCGCGCGATCGCACCACCGACTCTCACCGGCGGTCCGTCACCGGGCGGCGGCGGGTGCGCCAGCGAGAGCGATACCGGCCAGCGCAGCGCGGCCAGCGCCCAACGGTGTTCTTCCGTCGGATGGCCGGTCAGGCTCAGCCCGAGCGTCTCCCGCTCCGCCGCGAGCAGCTCCGCCAGCGACCACCGCGGCACCTCCGGCCAGCGGCGCATGCCGGTGAGCTCCTCGGCGCCGAACAGCGAGAGCTGCCCGCTGGCGCGGTCCTGTGCGGCGTCCGCGGCGGAGGCGAGCACCGCGTCCAGCGCCGCCAGCATCTGCGCGCGGTGCGACCCTCCGCAGCGGTCGAACGCGCCGCAGCGGATCAGCGCCTCGATCGCGGCGCGGTTCACCGCGCGGCGATCCACCACGCGGCAAAAGTGGTCCAGGTCCGCAAATCGACCCACCTTCCGCCGCGCCTCGAGGATCGCCCGCACCGCCGCCTCGCCAACCCCTTTCACCGCCGCCAGCCCGAACCGCACCGCCCCATCGTTCACCGAAAACTCCACGTCGCTCAGATTGATGTCCGGCGGCAGCACCGGTACGCCGGACTTCACCGCGATCGCGATGTACTGGCCGAGCTTTTCGATCTTGTCGCACTCGAAGGTCAGGGTTGCGGCCCAGAACTCGGCGGGATGATGCCGTTTGAACCAGGCCGTCTGATAGGCGAGGATCGCGTAGCCGGTGGAGTGCGCCTTGTTGAAGCCGTAGCCGGCGAAGCGGCTGATCAATTCAAACAGCCGCTGCGCCTCCGCCGCGCCGATGCCATTGCGCCGCGCGCCCTCGATGAACGCCGCCCGCTCGCTCTCGATCACGTCGCGCTTCTTTTTCGAGATCGCCTTGATCAGCGTCAGCGCGCGGCCCAGCGGCAACCCGCCGAGCCGGTTGAGCACCTGCATCACCTGCTCCTGGTAAATCATCACGCCATACGTCTCGGCGAGGATGTCGTCCACCAGCGGATGAATGCGCTCGACCGGCTCGTGGCCCGCCTTGCGGCGGCAGTAGCTGGGGATCAGCTCCATCGGTCCGGGACGGAACATCGCGTTCGCGGCGATCAAATCCTCGATGCGCGTCGGCTGCATCTCGATCAGCACGCGCTTCATCCCGGGCGACTCAAACTGGAAGACCGCGTCGGTGTCGCCAGCGCGGAACAGCGCATACACCGCGTCGTCGTCGAGCGGCAGTTGGTCGGGATCCACATCCACACCGGTGCGCTGACGGACCAGCTCCCGGGCCCGCTGGAGCACGCTGAGCGTCTTCAGCCCCAGCAGGTCCATCTTCATCAGACCGACCTTTTCACAGGTCGGCCCGTCCCACTGCGTGATCGTGTCTGGCCGGTCGCTCGGCCGGCATAGCGGCACAATCTCCTCCAGCGGGCGGTCGCAGACCACGACCCCGGCCGCGTGCACGCCGGCGTGCCGTTGAGCCCCTTCGATTTCCCGCGCCAGGTCAATCAGCCGCCGAGCCTCGGGATCTCGGTCGTACTCCGCGCGCAGCTCCGGCGCGGACGGTGGCGCGCCGCTGTCCTCCTCGTCGCCCTCGTCCTCGTCACCCTCGGTCAGCCCCAGCAGCGCCGCCAGCGACGTGCGCGCTCCCTCCGGAATCAGTTTGACGATCTTCTCCACCCGGTCGAGCGGCCACTTGAACACGCGCGCAACATCCCGGACCACCGCGCGCGGTTTCAGCGTGCCGTACGTGATGATCTGCGCAACGTGGCCGTACTTCTGCCGCACATACTGCAGCACGCGCGCACGGCCGACCTGGCAGATGTCAATATCCACATCGGGGTCTTCCTTCCGCTGCGGGTCGGTGAAACGCTCGAACAACAGCCCGTAGCGGATCGGATCAACATTCGCGATACCGAGCGCCCAGCCGAGCAACGTTGCCACGCCGCTGCCGCGCGGGGCGGCCGGAATGCCGTTGCGCCGGGCAAACTGAACGAAGTCG from Kiritimatiellia bacterium includes these protein-coding regions:
- a CDS encoding alcohol dehydrogenase catalytic domain-containing protein; amino-acid sequence: MKILRLTGIRQLELQSAPLPELRTPRDVRIRITRVGVCGSDIHYYAEGRIGSQVVRYPFAVGHECAGVVDAVGPAVRGVRPGDRVAVEPAVSCGACDQCRCGRPNTCRALKFLGCPDQLEGCLAEMIVMPESNCLPLPPGADEDLGALSEPFAIAVYAVRQSGPMVGRRVAVLGAGPIGLSVILAARAEGAAVVYATDPVPERRAAARRAGAVWAGDPERDDPVGELARREPLGLDVVFECCGQQSAVDQALRMLGPGGTLSMIGIPSVERISLQIDLARRREIRFQNVRRQAHCAEPALQMLASGRVDARWMITHRYPLERAAEAFELVEGLRDGVLKAMIELDGQR
- the hydE gene encoding [FeFe] hydrogenase H-cluster radical SAM maturase HydE; amino-acid sequence: MRAPPSVPTRADVLGWLRARGAEREAVWREADRVRRQWMGDEVWLRGIVEFSNVCANDCLYCGLRRSNRLVHRYTMDAGEILEAARAMAARGASTIVLQSGEAPSAEGDRRLADIIRQIRSTTPLAITVSVGNRPRDVYARWRDAGMDRYLLRFETSDADAFARLHPGSTLADRLRCLEHLRELGVQVGSGFMIGLPGETVERLADNLLLCRALDLDMAGIGPFLPHPNTPLAGQPNAWAHDPDMWFLAIAALRRLQPRAHIPATTAFDAALPGGRDRALQCGANVFMPNMTPRRYRRHYLLYPNKPCVDEEPGDCAACVALRLAAMGRRIGIGRGDALREPRTTAASERREAPSR
- the dnaE gene encoding DNA polymerase III subunit alpha; this encodes MADFVHLHVHSFYSLLDGGNRISSLVAKASELGMRAIALTDHGNLYGAIEFYLAAQKAGVRPILGMEAYVAPRGRFSRDGSARDAAAHLVLLAMNERGWANLRTLSTQAFLEGFYYKPRIDRELLARHHEGLICTSACLSGEIPRALLAGREDEARRIAGEYRDIFGRDRFFIEIQNQGVADQTRINPELVRLARDLGLGLVGTNDVHFLRRCDKEAHHTLTCISTKRTADDPDALDHPEELYLKSPSEMAEALGEWPEAVANTLRIAEMCDLRLDFSRKHLPQFPTPDGSSPDEYLRRLAHEGLRARFGGREPPAPYRERLDRELAVIAGKGYSSYFLIVNDFVQFARRNGIPAAPRGSGVATLLGWALGIANVDPIRYGLLFERFTDPQRKEDPDVDIDICQVGRARVLQYVRQKYGHVAQIITYGTLKPRAVVRDVARVFKWPLDRVEKIVKLIPEGARTSLAALLGLTEGDEDEGDEEDSGAPPSAPELRAEYDRDPEARRLIDLAREIEGAQRHAGVHAAGVVVCDRPLEEIVPLCRPSDRPDTITQWDGPTCEKVGLMKMDLLGLKTLSVLQRARELVRQRTGVDVDPDQLPLDDDAVYALFRAGDTDAVFQFESPGMKRVLIEMQPTRIEDLIAANAMFRPGPMELIPSYCRRKAGHEPVERIHPLVDDILAETYGVMIYQEQVMQVLNRLGGLPLGRALTLIKAISKKKRDVIESERAAFIEGARRNGIGAAEAQRLFELISRFAGYGFNKAHSTGYAILAYQTAWFKRHHPAEFWAATLTFECDKIEKLGQYIAIAVKSGVPVLPPDINLSDVEFSVNDGAVRFGLAAVKGVGEAAVRAILEARRKVGRFADLDHFCRVVDRRAVNRAAIEALIRCGAFDRCGGSHRAQMLAALDAVLASAADAAQDRASGQLSLFGAEELTGMRRWPEVPRWSLAELLAAERETLGLSLTGHPTEEHRWALAALRWPVSLSLAHPPPPGDGPPVRVGGAIARLTYQTVKRGRTMGRRMAVFTIEDGATGELEVVLFPDALERCAPELLREGAVVVVEGMVQANYQNRVSLAAERVMSVEEALNRCVGRLTVRLPAAMLDDAEALSALEDALRAHHGTRPVEFEVEWSDSPRRLRIRAGPAWSVTVGKPLVERLAGLVGEAAIRAMPMPVETPAPRPVRPARTEPVA